The proteins below are encoded in one region of Thermococcus peptonophilus:
- a CDS encoding 2-oxoacid:acceptor oxidoreductase subunit alpha → MTKFKGDVSIVLGGAAGQGIQTVEEILTHALKKSGYHVYANKEYMSRIRGGINTTEIRVSSKRVRAFVKRIDILVPFKQGVLSWVKDRLGENTVVLGEKENIEEEFLGNVNLVEVPLTKMAMEVGSQLYLNTTAAGLIVGLFHGDFKAVEEYLKKRFGSKGENVVKKNIEAAKKGYELGVKLCEDGTIKVEVERDERVKEEVLLTGTEAVGIGAFAGGMNFLSFYPMSPSTGVSTFAAQHAEEFEIVVEQVEDEISAINMAIGAWYAGARAMVSTSGGGFALMSEAISLAGMAENPVVVHLAQRPGPATGLPTRTMQGDLNLVLYSGHGDFPRIILAPGSLEEAFYLTAEAFNLADKYQVPVIILTDQYFVDTYYNLPAPDVEKVKFERHIVEAKPGYRRYELTEDGISPRAVAGYGEDVVIANGNEHDEWGDITEDAELTVKMQEKRAVRKLETIKKNAPLPKLIGRENAKYLVIAWGSTLHVVEEALEKLGREDVALLHFSWVYPLNPKVREFFEGKVLIDVENNITGQFAELLKKEFGVEVHHRILKYDGRPFSVEEVLEGLKEVIE, encoded by the coding sequence ATGACCAAGTTTAAGGGGGATGTCTCCATTGTTTTAGGCGGAGCAGCTGGACAGGGCATTCAGACGGTGGAGGAGATACTCACCCATGCACTTAAGAAGTCCGGCTACCACGTCTATGCAAACAAGGAATACATGTCCCGAATTAGGGGAGGAATAAATACCACGGAGATACGCGTTTCTTCAAAACGTGTTAGGGCCTTTGTAAAGAGGATAGACATCCTCGTACCTTTCAAGCAGGGCGTTCTAAGCTGGGTCAAAGATAGGCTCGGCGAGAACACCGTTGTCCTTGGAGAAAAGGAAAACATCGAGGAAGAATTTCTAGGAAATGTCAACCTTGTTGAGGTCCCACTTACGAAGATGGCAATGGAGGTGGGAAGCCAGCTCTATCTAAACACGACGGCAGCTGGACTAATAGTCGGCCTCTTCCACGGCGACTTTAAGGCGGTGGAAGAGTACTTAAAGAAGCGCTTTGGAAGCAAGGGCGAGAACGTCGTAAAGAAGAACATAGAAGCCGCTAAGAAGGGCTACGAGCTGGGAGTAAAGCTCTGCGAGGATGGGACTATAAAAGTTGAAGTGGAGAGGGACGAGAGGGTTAAGGAAGAGGTTCTCCTGACCGGAACAGAAGCCGTCGGAATAGGGGCCTTCGCCGGAGGCATGAACTTCCTGAGCTTCTATCCGATGAGCCCGTCAACAGGGGTTTCGACCTTCGCGGCACAGCACGCGGAGGAGTTTGAAATAGTTGTCGAGCAGGTCGAGGACGAGATTTCGGCCATAAACATGGCCATCGGAGCGTGGTACGCTGGAGCGAGGGCTATGGTTAGCACCTCCGGTGGCGGCTTTGCACTGATGAGTGAGGCTATAAGCTTAGCGGGGATGGCTGAGAACCCAGTGGTAGTCCACCTTGCCCAGAGGCCAGGGCCGGCCACAGGTCTGCCAACGAGGACGATGCAGGGCGATTTGAACCTTGTCCTCTACTCCGGCCACGGAGACTTCCCGAGGATAATCCTAGCACCGGGAAGCCTTGAGGAGGCGTTCTACCTGACTGCCGAGGCCTTCAACTTAGCCGACAAATATCAGGTTCCAGTGATAATCCTCACCGACCAGTACTTCGTTGATACCTACTACAACCTTCCGGCTCCCGATGTGGAGAAGGTCAAGTTCGAGCGCCACATAGTGGAGGCGAAGCCCGGCTATCGGAGGTATGAACTTACCGAGGATGGGATCTCGCCTAGGGCGGTTGCCGGCTACGGCGAGGACGTGGTGATAGCCAACGGAAACGAACACGATGAGTGGGGCGACATAACCGAGGACGCTGAACTGACGGTGAAGATGCAGGAGAAGAGGGCAGTCAGAAAACTTGAGACCATAAAGAAAAACGCCCCCCTGCCGAAGCTGATAGGCAGAGAGAACGCAAAATACCTCGTTATAGCCTGGGGTTCGACGCTTCACGTGGTTGAAGAGGCCCTTGAGAAGCTCGGAAGAGAGGATGTTGCTCTGCTCCACTTCAGTTGGGTCTATCCGCTCAACCCTAAGGTAAGAGAGTTCTTCGAGGGTAAGGTTCTCATCGACGTCGAGAACAACATCACCGGCCAGTTCGCAGAGCTCCTCAAGAAGGAGTTCGGCGTTGAGGTGCACCACAGGATTCTGAAGTACGACGGGAGACCGTTCTCGGTTGAAGAGGTCCTCGAGGGCCTCAAGGAGGTGATAGAATGA
- a CDS encoding MFS transporter — MLSGYGRDAKVLIVANAAGQLFLQFSIFIMPFYLRALGYGMDSMGLFFSVQTFTGGMFFLIAGQISIRLGYRKTLLLGAVLGLMGRLFQVLAFNKYVLLIGFFLVGANMGIRQPNFSALLSEEVGEKLRHHAFSISFGLGTIFNALGVLTAGFAPDFLTDTFGLTPEIAYRLVISLALLQFALVIPALLVIQDVPVKNPRINWNRELVIKILKFSLPSALIGLGAGITIPYMSLYFNIRFGQTLAAISGVFFFQQLVMGLGSFGLPKLVEKIGPVNVITSFQLVAALLFATFPLIDVFLLAAFLYIVRSILMNIVWPINDSFMMGFFTTEEKATAAGIRRAFSTFMRGIGNYIGGILFSISLSYPFYTTATLYVVATLIFYGFFARYNRG; from the coding sequence ATGCTCAGCGGTTACGGAAGGGACGCAAAGGTACTCATCGTTGCCAACGCAGCCGGCCAGCTCTTTCTCCAGTTCTCGATATTCATAATGCCGTTCTACCTCCGCGCCCTCGGCTACGGCATGGACTCCATGGGGCTCTTCTTCTCCGTTCAGACTTTCACCGGAGGGATGTTCTTCCTTATAGCCGGCCAGATCTCCATCAGGCTCGGCTATAGGAAGACCCTTCTTTTGGGTGCAGTCCTCGGTCTCATGGGGAGGCTTTTCCAGGTTCTGGCGTTCAACAAATACGTCCTTCTCATTGGGTTCTTTCTCGTTGGAGCCAATATGGGTATCAGACAGCCCAACTTCTCCGCACTCCTAAGCGAGGAAGTTGGGGAGAAACTCAGACACCACGCCTTCTCGATCAGCTTCGGCCTCGGGACGATATTCAACGCCCTCGGAGTCCTTACGGCGGGCTTTGCCCCGGACTTTCTAACAGATACCTTTGGACTTACGCCGGAGATAGCCTACCGCCTGGTCATCTCACTCGCGCTCCTCCAGTTTGCCCTGGTAATTCCGGCACTACTCGTTATTCAGGACGTCCCCGTGAAGAACCCGAGGATAAACTGGAACAGGGAGCTGGTGATCAAGATACTGAAGTTCTCCCTCCCAAGCGCCCTCATCGGACTCGGTGCGGGAATAACAATCCCCTATATGAGCCTCTACTTCAACATCCGCTTTGGCCAGACTTTGGCAGCCATAAGCGGCGTCTTCTTCTTCCAGCAGCTTGTCATGGGCCTCGGCTCCTTCGGCCTTCCAAAGCTGGTGGAAAAAATAGGGCCCGTGAACGTCATAACGTCCTTCCAGCTCGTTGCAGCCCTGCTCTTCGCCACTTTTCCTCTAATTGACGTCTTTCTTCTGGCGGCGTTCCTCTACATTGTCCGCTCAATCCTCATGAACATCGTCTGGCCGATAAACGACTCCTTCATGATGGGCTTCTTCACGACGGAAGAGAAAGCCACAGCCGCCGGGATAAGGAGGGCTTTCTCCACCTTCATGAGAGGCATCGGAAACTATATAGGGGGCATACTATTCTCGATCTCGCTCAGTTACCCCTTCTACACAACCGCTACGCTATATGTAGTGGCAACGCTGATATTCTACGGCTTCTTTGCGAGATACAACAGGGGTTGA
- the msrA gene encoding peptide-methionine (S)-S-oxide reductase MsrA — MEEAFERLPGVIEAISGYTGGWVGSPTYELVSTGNTGHREAVKVIYNPSKISYERLLEVFWKNIDPTDPGGQFADRGDQYRTAIFYLNEDQKKLAEESRKRLEFSGIFDEPIATEILPAKEFYPAEDYHQGYYFRFETNYKHYKLYSGRLGFIKSVCDENRHFRLFPERERYWLGYVKPSDAELKSLLTPLQCRVTQLGDTEGSFHNEYWDNQDEGIYVDVISGEPLFSSPRQVRLRNRMAELYKAPGGVGRR, encoded by the coding sequence ATGGAGGAAGCATTTGAGAGGCTTCCCGGAGTGATTGAGGCCATCTCTGGCTACACCGGCGGCTGGGTGGGGAGTCCCACCTATGAACTGGTCTCCACTGGGAATACCGGTCACAGGGAAGCGGTTAAGGTAATCTACAATCCATCGAAAATTTCCTACGAGCGCCTTCTCGAGGTCTTCTGGAAGAACATAGACCCCACGGATCCGGGCGGCCAGTTCGCTGACAGGGGCGACCAGTACAGAACTGCGATATTCTACCTCAACGAGGACCAGAAAAAGTTAGCTGAGGAATCGAGGAAAAGATTAGAGTTCTCCGGGATATTCGACGAGCCGATAGCTACCGAGATTCTTCCAGCGAAGGAGTTTTATCCGGCTGAAGACTACCACCAGGGCTACTATTTCCGCTTTGAGACGAACTACAAACACTACAAGCTCTACTCTGGAAGGCTGGGCTTTATAAAGTCGGTGTGTGATGAAAACCGGCACTTCAGGCTCTTCCCTGAGAGGGAGCGCTACTGGCTCGGCTATGTTAAGCCCAGCGATGCGGAGCTTAAAAGCCTGTTAACTCCCCTCCAGTGTAGGGTTACACAGCTCGGCGATACGGAGGGGTCTTTCCACAACGAGTACTGGGACAACCAGGACGAGGGGATATACGTTGATGTAATCTCAGGCGAGCCCCTCTTCAGCTCCCCTCGACAAGTACGACTCCGGAACCGGATGGCCGAGCTTTACAAAGCCCCCGGAGGAGTGGGCCGTCGTTGA
- a CDS encoding HTH domain-containing protein: protein MSVELVFKVLKEASRPLKSAEIAELAGLDKKEVDKAIKKLKKEGKIVSPKRCYYAPAE from the coding sequence ATGAGTGTCGAGCTCGTGTTCAAGGTCCTCAAGGAGGCAAGTAGGCCGCTCAAGTCTGCTGAAATAGCCGAGTTAGCTGGCCTTGATAAGAAGGAAGTTGACAAGGCGATAAAGAAGCTCAAGAAGGAAGGGAAGATAGTCTCGCCGAAGAGGTGCTACTACGCCCCGGCTGAGTGA
- a CDS encoding NAD(P)/FAD-dependent oxidoreductase produces MRVVIIGNGPGGVELAKELSGEHEVLIIEREEVPFYSKPMLSHYIAGLIEREKLFPYPIDWYEGKGIGLRLGEEAKLIDRARKVLITDKGEYPYDILVIATGARAREPTVEGKEHLLTLRSIEDADRIKALLEEHGEALIVGGGFIGLELAGNLAKAGYGVKLIHRRDTFLGLDEELSGLIRERLGEAGVEFHLDAELLKADENGIQTSKGYIEGKVKICAIGIVPNVEIARRSGIQTGRGILIDDHFRTSAKDVYAIGDCAEYSGIICGTAKGATGHARVLANILRGKEDRYPFELRSSIFKFGDLPIAIIGKTRGDGEWIDGHTKAFFQDGKLVGAVVIGDIKRAFSIEKELKEELYKA; encoded by the coding sequence ATGAGAGTCGTTATCATCGGGAACGGCCCAGGAGGGGTTGAGCTTGCCAAAGAACTGTCCGGAGAGCACGAAGTGCTTATCATTGAGAGGGAAGAAGTCCCCTTCTACTCGAAGCCCATGCTGAGTCACTATATCGCTGGCCTGATAGAGAGGGAAAAGCTCTTCCCTTACCCCATCGACTGGTACGAGGGAAAGGGAATAGGACTGAGGCTTGGCGAGGAGGCAAAGCTGATAGACAGGGCGAGGAAAGTTCTCATCACGGATAAAGGAGAATACCCGTACGATATCCTGGTTATAGCCACTGGGGCGAGAGCGAGAGAGCCTACCGTTGAGGGGAAGGAACACCTCCTCACGCTCCGGAGCATTGAGGATGCAGACAGGATAAAGGCCCTGCTTGAGGAGCACGGAGAGGCCCTAATAGTGGGAGGGGGATTTATTGGTCTCGAACTGGCCGGAAACCTCGCAAAGGCCGGTTACGGCGTCAAGCTAATCCACAGACGGGACACTTTTCTCGGCCTCGACGAAGAGCTCAGCGGACTAATAAGGGAAAGGCTGGGAGAAGCAGGTGTTGAGTTTCACCTTGACGCGGAACTCCTGAAGGCAGATGAAAACGGCATTCAAACGAGCAAGGGGTACATAGAGGGGAAAGTAAAAATCTGCGCCATTGGGATAGTCCCAAACGTTGAGATAGCGAGGAGGAGCGGCATACAGACCGGGAGGGGAATTCTGATAGACGACCACTTCAGGACATCCGCTAAGGATGTCTACGCCATCGGAGACTGCGCAGAATACAGCGGGATCATCTGCGGCACGGCAAAGGGGGCTACCGGTCACGCGAGGGTTCTCGCAAACATCCTTCGGGGAAAAGAGGACCGCTATCCCTTCGAACTCCGCTCATCAATCTTCAAGTTCGGAGATCTGCCGATAGCCATCATTGGAAAGACGAGGGGAGATGGTGAGTGGATCGATGGGCACACTAAGGCATTCTTCCAGGATGGGAAGCTTGTTGGGGCAGTGGTTATTGGAGACATTAAAAGGGCGTTTTCCATAGAAAAAGAGCTGAAAGAAGAGCTTTACAAAGCCTAA
- a CDS encoding thioredoxin family protein, whose translation MDELEMIRRKKMLELMKRAGMIEAKPKGPKVIIEVITAPTCPYCPIALQMAKELERRYEGVVAKEVSVATPEGQRKAMEHNIMGTPTILINNRVEFIGVPNFAEFESRVRAYLSR comes from the coding sequence GTGGACGAGCTGGAGATGATCAGGAGAAAGAAGATGCTCGAGCTCATGAAGAGGGCCGGCATGATAGAGGCCAAACCGAAGGGGCCGAAGGTAATCATCGAGGTCATAACGGCTCCCACCTGTCCGTACTGCCCGATCGCCCTCCAGATGGCTAAAGAGTTGGAGAGAAGATACGAAGGCGTCGTCGCGAAGGAAGTGAGCGTCGCAACTCCCGAGGGACAGAGAAAGGCCATGGAGCACAACATTATGGGCACTCCCACGATCCTCATTAACAACAGGGTGGAGTTCATCGGAGTTCCGAACTTCGCGGAGTTCGAGAGTAGGGTTAGGGCTTACCTTTCACGTTAG